From Granulicella sp. WH15, the proteins below share one genomic window:
- the uvrB gene encoding excinuclease ABC subunit UvrB has translation MDFQLTTPYKPQGDQPRAIGELCAGLNAGEKDQVLLGVTGSGKTFTMASVINELQRPALILAHNKTLAAQLYHEFKTFFPNNAVEYFVSYYDYYQPEAYIPAGDLFIEKEATINEELDKLRLSATRSLFERRDAIIVSSVSCIYGLGSPEAYYGMLMMLEKGQKIRREDITRRLVEILYDRNDVDFRRGTFRVRGDIIEVFPTYDEMAYRIELFGDEIDSLSQIDPLFGTVQQKYARLPIYPKSHYVVQPERKKAASDSILAEMEWWEKELESQGRLVESQRIHQRTRFDLEMIKSVGYCHGIENYSRHFSGRLPGEPPPTLLDYFPRDYLIFIDESHVTVPQLHAMWHGDRSRKQNLVDYGFRLPSAMDNRPLKFDEFESRSGQIIYVSATPGPYELTKSAGVVVEQIIRPTGLVDPQIEIRPVKGQIDDLLAEIRERVKLDQRVLVTTLTKRMSEDLANYYTEVGVRCRYMHSEIETLERIRLLRDLRKGEYDVLIGINLLREGLDLPEVSLVAILDADKEGFLRSQGSLIQTIGRAARHLEGRAILYADKMTDSMQRAISETDRRREKQQTYNDENGITPATILRPIDMGLAGILKAEYADLTDEAEGMPEFSTQAELDTYIGKLESDMREAAKKFEFEKAAKLRDTVRDLRTKEFLFS, from the coding sequence ATGGATTTTCAGCTCACTACACCGTACAAGCCACAGGGAGATCAACCAAGGGCAATCGGCGAGCTGTGCGCCGGTTTGAACGCGGGCGAGAAGGACCAGGTGCTGCTGGGCGTCACCGGCTCCGGCAAGACGTTCACGATGGCGAGCGTCATCAATGAGTTGCAGCGTCCGGCGCTGATCCTGGCGCACAACAAGACGCTGGCGGCCCAGCTCTACCACGAGTTCAAGACCTTCTTCCCCAACAACGCGGTCGAGTACTTCGTCAGCTACTACGATTACTACCAGCCCGAGGCGTACATTCCCGCGGGCGACCTCTTCATCGAGAAGGAAGCGACGATCAACGAGGAGCTGGACAAGCTGCGGCTCTCGGCCACGCGGTCGCTCTTCGAGCGGCGCGACGCGATCATCGTCAGCTCGGTCTCATGCATCTACGGTCTCGGCTCGCCCGAAGCCTACTATGGCATGTTGATGATGCTGGAGAAGGGCCAGAAGATCCGCCGCGAAGACATCACGCGGCGTCTGGTCGAGATCCTCTACGACCGCAACGACGTGGACTTCCGGCGCGGCACCTTCCGGGTGCGTGGCGACATCATCGAGGTCTTTCCGACATATGACGAGATGGCCTACCGGATCGAGCTGTTCGGCGATGAGATCGATTCCCTCTCGCAGATCGACCCGCTCTTCGGCACCGTGCAGCAGAAGTACGCGCGGCTGCCCATCTATCCAAAGAGCCACTATGTCGTGCAGCCGGAGCGCAAGAAGGCTGCGTCGGACTCGATCCTGGCCGAGATGGAGTGGTGGGAGAAAGAGCTGGAGTCGCAGGGCCGTCTGGTGGAGTCGCAGCGGATTCACCAGCGCACGCGATTCGACCTGGAGATGATTAAGTCGGTGGGCTACTGCCACGGCATCGAGAACTACTCGCGTCACTTCTCTGGCCGACTGCCGGGCGAGCCGCCGCCGACGCTGCTGGACTACTTCCCGCGCGACTACCTCATCTTCATCGACGAGTCGCACGTGACGGTGCCGCAGCTCCATGCCATGTGGCACGGCGACCGCAGCCGCAAGCAGAACCTCGTGGACTACGGCTTCCGCCTGCCCTCGGCGATGGACAACCGGCCGCTGAAGTTCGACGAGTTCGAGAGCCGGTCGGGGCAGATCATCTACGTCTCAGCCACGCCGGGGCCTTACGAGCTGACCAAGTCAGCCGGAGTGGTCGTCGAGCAGATCATCCGTCCTACCGGGCTCGTCGATCCGCAGATCGAGATACGGCCCGTGAAGGGGCAGATCGATGACCTGCTGGCCGAGATACGCGAGCGGGTGAAGCTGGACCAGCGCGTGCTGGTAACGACGCTGACCAAGCGCATGAGCGAGGACCTAGCCAACTACTATACCGAGGTCGGCGTGCGCTGCCGGTACATGCACTCGGAGATCGAGACGCTGGAGCGCATACGGCTGCTGCGCGACCTGCGCAAGGGCGAGTACGACGTGCTGATCGGCATCAACCTGCTGCGCGAGGGTCTGGACCTGCCGGAGGTCTCGCTGGTAGCGATCCTCGACGCAGATAAGGAGGGCTTCCTGAGGTCGCAAGGTTCGCTGATCCAGACCATCGGGCGAGCGGCGCGACACCTTGAAGGACGGGCGATTCTCTACGCCGACAAGATGACCGACTCGATGCAGCGGGCGATCTCCGAGACCGACCGCCGCCGCGAGAAGCAGCAGACCTACAACGACGAAAATGGCATCACCCCGGCGACGATTCTGCGCCCCATCGACATGGGTCTGGCGGGCATCCTGAAGGCCGAGTACGCCGACCTGACCGACGAGGCCGAGGGGATGCCGGAGTTCTCAACTCAGGCCGAGCTGGACACCTACATCGGCAAGCTGGAGAGCGACATGCGTGAGGCGGCGAAGAAATTCGAGTTCGAGAAGGCGGCCAAGCTGCGGGATACGGTGCGCGATCTGCGGACGAAGGAGTTTTTGTTCAGCTAG
- a CDS encoding dienelactone hydrolase family protein: MGEFKQLTASDGHTLSAYQASPAGEPIGAVVLIQEIFGLNKDIRGLADDFAKEGYLVLAPATMDRIERGVELGYEGDDLKRAFEFYGKLSVDTAILDVAAAYKELEKAGKGIAIVGYCYGGLMSWLSATRGENVEMQPSCCVGYYAGGIGNVATEEPSCPVMLHFGEADDHIGSDQINAVRNAHPEVEIFLYEGAGHAFSNPGRKSFVPAAAKLAGERTLEFLKNNVA; the protein is encoded by the coding sequence ATGGGCGAATTCAAGCAGCTGACAGCAAGCGACGGCCACACCCTCTCCGCCTACCAGGCCTCCCCCGCAGGCGAGCCGATCGGCGCGGTCGTACTGATCCAGGAGATCTTCGGACTCAACAAGGACATCCGCGGCCTGGCCGACGACTTCGCCAAGGAGGGCTACCTGGTACTGGCCCCGGCGACGATGGACCGCATCGAGCGCGGCGTTGAGCTGGGCTACGAGGGCGACGACCTGAAGCGGGCCTTCGAGTTCTACGGCAAGCTCTCGGTCGATACGGCGATCCTGGACGTCGCGGCGGCCTATAAGGAGCTGGAGAAGGCGGGTAAGGGCATCGCCATCGTGGGCTACTGCTACGGCGGCCTGATGAGCTGGCTGAGCGCCACCCGCGGCGAGAACGTGGAGATGCAGCCGAGCTGCTGCGTCGGCTACTACGCCGGCGGCATCGGCAACGTGGCCACCGAAGAGCCTTCCTGCCCGGTAATGTTGCACTTCGGCGAAGCCGACGACCACATCGGCTCGGACCAGATCAACGCCGTGCGCAACGCGCATCCCGAGGTCGAGATCTTCCTCTACGAGGGTGCGGGACACGCCTTCAGCAACCCCGGTCGTAAGAGCTTTGTACCGGCAGCGGCGAAGCTGGCGGGCGAGCGCACGCTGGAGTTTTTGAAGAATAACGTCGCTTAA
- a CDS encoding ABC transporter substrate-binding protein encodes MRIASLQPSVAITVARLGRLDTLCAVTKYCVEAVPELAALAPPVLDDSWSFDKPGNLDRLLEAKPDLVIASVPYRMESLAAILKTGIPVLALAPHQLADVYRDMRLIARQVEAVDRAEAMIGEMKSAVAETRTRTAAPARQTVYCEEWGKPLIHSQAWVAELIDAAGGQFVGTPGGHTTADTIAAADPDVLLFAWCGAGDRVPLERVIEQRGWRQMRAVRSGRVFCIPDEFLNTPAFNLLDGLACIAAALHPAEFSRHINLRRIRE; translated from the coding sequence ATGCGAATCGCCAGTTTGCAGCCTTCGGTAGCGATCACCGTGGCCCGGCTGGGGCGGCTGGACACGCTGTGCGCAGTGACGAAGTACTGCGTGGAAGCGGTGCCGGAGCTGGCCGCTCTGGCCCCGCCCGTGCTGGACGATAGCTGGTCGTTCGACAAGCCGGGGAACCTGGATCGCCTGCTCGAAGCTAAACCCGATCTGGTGATCGCATCGGTTCCCTACCGCATGGAGTCGCTGGCGGCGATCCTCAAGACCGGCATTCCGGTGCTTGCGCTCGCACCGCATCAGCTCGCGGACGTCTATCGCGATATGCGCCTGATCGCGCGGCAGGTAGAGGCTGTGGACCGGGCCGAGGCGATGATCGGGGAGATGAAGTCGGCTGTGGCTGAGACGCGGACGCGTACGGCTGCGCCGGCACGGCAGACGGTCTACTGCGAAGAGTGGGGCAAGCCGCTGATCCACTCGCAGGCTTGGGTGGCGGAGCTGATCGACGCGGCAGGCGGGCAGTTTGTCGGCACGCCCGGAGGCCATACTACTGCGGATACCATCGCGGCGGCAGACCCGGATGTGCTGCTCTTTGCCTGGTGCGGAGCCGGTGATCGCGTGCCGCTGGAGCGAGTGATCGAGCAGCGCGGCTGGCGGCAGATGCGTGCGGTGCGCAGCGGAAGGGTATTCTGCATCCCCGATGAGTTCTTGAATACACCGGCATTCAACCTACTCGATGGCCTCGCATGTATTGCAGCGGCGTTACATCCGGCGGAGTTTTCCAGGCACATCAATCTGCGCCGTATCCGGGAGTAG
- a CDS encoding TonB-dependent receptor translates to MSSPLGRTAARSLACLFASTSLTIAAHAVVVRGTVTDPQGRPVAGARISLIQGKQSVAVTASGIDGSYEIRTAVPGRFVLLTTSDTFAPNIAPDFYGGRTAVVTRRIVLDPASLTQQVTVTATGIPTPLQQASSAVTLIPQDDLLTRVGIIDDLRQSPGVAVVQTGQYGGVTSLFVRGANSDANKILIDGIPAEDVGGVFDFGTVSSTGLTTGGTTTPAIEMYRGPNSALYGTDSLASVVSLSTARGSSLRPVFTYSGDAGNLHTYRNEAVLSGAHKALDYFGAFSRFDTSNAVPLDRYHSGTSAINVGYNLFTNTQARFTLRNADSATGLPGAYDFQGLSQNGKQADQDLYSGFTLENRFHGNWHNLVRYGIARKREQADYYGQQGILTSFVGPYGPDTESTGNVVTIRGANGYTATGQAQIFTSNRDQDSNRDELYYQSDYTFPHRITALFGFRYENERGSFNIPAYFEFEQIQRTNFEYNLQVQGDIKNRLFYSVGGSVQKNHLFGVAGTPRIGLAYIPVSAGPGKFKGTKIRANIATGVQEPSLATEFSSLYKLLVTSGDAADIAAYHIGPLGPERSRTLDVGVDQNIFGQKLIAKVGYFHNQFSHQLEYVNGPEIQKYFGITPSNDPDFFYGAELNSLAFRAQGVELELQYQPKSHLFVHGGYTYLDAVVSRSFSGDAADAQEGIPTENPNLPGIAIGASSPLVGARPFRRPPHSGFFAVDYTGSKFTTSLRGALASRSDDSTFLGGEDTTVSGNTLLLPNRDLNFGYFKLDLGFTYAATKHVSIYTQMDNLLNNQHIGPIGYPGLPFTFRSGLKIRIGGE, encoded by the coding sequence ATGTCCTCACCTCTTGGCCGCACCGCGGCCCGAAGTCTTGCTTGCCTGTTTGCCTCCACCAGTCTGACCATCGCAGCCCATGCCGTCGTGGTCCGCGGCACCGTTACCGATCCCCAGGGCCGTCCCGTCGCAGGCGCGCGCATCTCGCTCATCCAAGGCAAGCAGAGCGTCGCCGTCACCGCCTCCGGAATCGACGGCAGCTACGAAATCCGCACCGCCGTCCCCGGCCGGTTCGTCCTCCTGACCACCTCGGACACCTTCGCGCCCAACATCGCGCCGGACTTCTACGGCGGCCGCACCGCCGTGGTGACGCGCCGGATCGTACTCGACCCGGCCTCGCTGACCCAGCAGGTCACCGTGACCGCCACCGGCATCCCGACGCCATTGCAGCAGGCAAGCTCCGCCGTGACGCTGATCCCACAGGACGACCTGCTCACCCGCGTGGGCATCATCGATGACCTGCGGCAGTCGCCCGGCGTGGCCGTGGTCCAGACCGGCCAGTACGGCGGCGTCACTTCCCTCTTCGTGCGCGGAGCCAACTCTGACGCCAACAAGATCCTGATCGACGGCATCCCCGCTGAGGACGTCGGCGGCGTCTTCGACTTCGGCACCGTCAGCTCGACCGGCCTGACCACCGGCGGCACCACCACGCCCGCCATCGAGATGTATCGCGGGCCCAACAGCGCACTCTACGGCACCGACTCGCTGGCCTCGGTGGTGAGCCTCTCGACGGCGCGCGGCAGCTCGCTGCGGCCGGTCTTTACCTACTCGGGAGACGCGGGTAACCTGCACACCTATCGCAACGAGGCCGTACTGAGCGGCGCGCACAAGGCGCTGGACTACTTCGGAGCCTTCTCGCGCTTCGACACCTCGAACGCAGTGCCGCTCGACCGCTACCACTCCGGCACCTCGGCCATCAACGTGGGCTACAACCTCTTCACCAACACCCAGGCCCGCTTCACGCTGCGCAACGCGGACTCCGCCACCGGCCTGCCCGGCGCGTATGACTTCCAGGGCCTCTCGCAGAACGGCAAGCAAGCCGACCAGGACCTATACTCCGGGTTCACGCTCGAGAACCGCTTCCACGGCAACTGGCACAACCTCGTCCGCTACGGTATCGCGCGCAAGCGGGAACAGGCCGACTACTACGGCCAGCAAGGCATCCTGACCAGCTTCGTCGGACCTTACGGGCCGGACACCGAGTCTACCGGCAACGTGGTCACAATCCGCGGTGCGAACGGCTACACGGCAACGGGGCAGGCGCAGATCTTCACCAGCAACCGTGACCAGGACTCGAACCGCGACGAGCTGTACTACCAGTCGGACTACACCTTCCCGCACCGGATCACGGCGCTCTTCGGTTTCCGCTATGAGAATGAGCGCGGCAGCTTCAACATCCCCGCGTACTTCGAGTTCGAGCAGATCCAGCGCACAAACTTCGAGTACAACCTGCAGGTGCAGGGCGACATCAAGAACCGGCTCTTCTACTCGGTCGGCGGATCGGTACAGAAGAACCACCTCTTCGGAGTAGCAGGAACACCGCGCATCGGGCTGGCCTACATCCCTGTCAGCGCCGGGCCGGGCAAGTTCAAGGGAACGAAGATTCGGGCGAACATCGCCACCGGCGTGCAGGAGCCGTCGCTGGCGACCGAGTTCTCGAGCCTCTACAAGCTGCTTGTGACCTCGGGCGACGCGGCCGACATTGCGGCTTACCACATCGGCCCGCTGGGTCCGGAGCGATCGCGCACGCTTGACGTCGGCGTGGACCAGAACATCTTCGGACAGAAGCTGATCGCCAAGGTCGGCTACTTCCACAACCAGTTCTCGCACCAGCTCGAGTACGTGAACGGGCCGGAGATCCAGAAGTACTTCGGGATCACTCCGAGCAACGACCCCGACTTCTTCTATGGAGCCGAGCTGAACTCGCTGGCTTTCCGGGCGCAGGGCGTGGAGCTGGAGTTGCAGTACCAGCCCAAGTCGCACCTCTTCGTACACGGCGGCTACACCTATCTGGACGCAGTCGTCAGCCGCTCGTTCTCGGGCGATGCCGCCGACGCGCAAGAGGGCATTCCGACCGAGAACCCGAACCTACCCGGCATCGCCATCGGCGCGTCTTCGCCGCTGGTCGGAGCACGGCCCTTCCGTCGGCCTCCGCATAGCGGCTTCTTCGCCGTCGATTACACCGGCTCGAAGTTCACCACATCACTGCGGGGCGCTCTGGCCAGCCGGTCGGACGATTCGACCTTCCTGGGCGGCGAGGACACGACCGTCTCCGGCAACACGCTGCTGCTGCCCAACCGCGATCTGAACTTCGGCTACTTCAAGCTGGACCTCGGATTCACCTACGCGGCCACGAAGCACGTCTCGATCTACACCCAGATGGACAACCTGCTCAACAACCAGCACATCGGCCCCATAGGGTATCCTGGGTTGCCGTTTACCTTCCGCAGCGGCCTGAAGATAAGGATCGGTGGCGAGTAG
- the rpsO gene encoding 30S ribosomal protein S15 translates to MLASAKKTDIIEKFRTHDSDTGSPEVQIAILTERITELTEHFKTHKKDHGSRRGLLMLVSKRRRLLDYLKKCDADRYREVIGKLGIRK, encoded by the coding sequence GTGCTGGCATCCGCAAAAAAGACTGACATCATTGAGAAGTTCCGCACGCATGACTCGGATACGGGTAGCCCCGAGGTCCAGATCGCGATTTTGACCGAACGTATCACCGAGCTCACCGAGCACTTCAAGACGCACAAGAAGGATCACGGCTCGCGCCGCGGCCTGCTGATGCTGGTCAGCAAGCGCCGCCGCCTGCTCGACTACCTGAAGAAGTGCGACGCAGACCGCTACCGTGAAGTCATCGGCAAGCTCGGTATCCGCAAGTAA
- a CDS encoding serine hydrolase domain-containing protein, with the protein MKSWLLGFSLLFSGTLHSQVSDLEHWTDAYISGLPSSQHFRGNVLVEQNGRVLLKKSYGLADESWKIPNTLDTRFEIASVTKQFTAVSILQLAEAGRLSIQDPISKFYPQAPASWKGITVGELLNHTSGLPNNEVKDFTKGLAVPYTIEELIQTFRDRPLVAAPGTKWAYTNTEYYLLAYLIERLSGQDYGTYLADHIFKPLGMSNSGFAETLAIVPQMAQGYTRENGRLRLRDYFDRSLEVGAGGIYTTVEDLVLWNRALDTPGFLTAQSLGQMFSIHPPGNYGFGWFIDALPVRRIYHEGGDPGYAAFEARYPDQHMLIVVLSNEDDSPVRDLSVAIVGHIGIASPNTR; encoded by the coding sequence ATGAAATCGTGGCTACTTGGATTTTCTTTGCTCTTTTCAGGCACGCTTCACAGCCAAGTCAGCGACCTGGAACATTGGACAGACGCTTACATCTCCGGGCTTCCTTCGAGCCAGCATTTCAGGGGAAACGTCTTGGTCGAGCAAAATGGCAGGGTCCTTCTAAAGAAGAGCTACGGTCTTGCCGACGAGAGCTGGAAGATCCCAAACACTCTGGATACCCGCTTCGAGATTGCCTCCGTCACAAAGCAGTTCACGGCCGTATCCATTCTGCAACTCGCGGAAGCTGGACGGCTTTCCATACAGGACCCGATTAGCAAGTTTTACCCGCAAGCGCCTGCCTCATGGAAAGGGATAACCGTCGGCGAGTTACTCAACCACACGTCGGGACTTCCGAACAATGAGGTCAAGGATTTCACCAAGGGCTTAGCGGTTCCCTATACGATCGAGGAACTCATTCAGACCTTCCGCGACCGGCCTCTCGTCGCAGCGCCCGGAACGAAGTGGGCCTATACCAACACCGAATACTATCTATTGGCCTACCTCATCGAGCGTCTGTCAGGGCAGGACTATGGCACCTATCTAGCGGATCACATCTTCAAGCCACTGGGGATGTCGAACTCAGGCTTCGCGGAAACACTCGCCATTGTTCCTCAAATGGCTCAGGGGTACACGCGAGAAAACGGTCGATTGCGTTTGCGCGACTACTTTGATCGCTCTCTGGAAGTGGGGGCTGGTGGCATCTATACGACGGTAGAGGATCTCGTGTTATGGAATCGCGCACTGGATACTCCCGGGTTCCTTACAGCGCAAAGCCTGGGCCAGATGTTCTCCATCCATCCTCCCGGAAACTACGGCTTTGGATGGTTTATCGACGCGCTGCCCGTGCGGCGGATCTACCATGAAGGCGGCGATCCCGGGTATGCAGCATTTGAGGCTCGCTACCCAGATCAACACATGCTGATCGTAGTGCTCTCCAATGAGGATGATTCTCCTGTGCGTGACCTCTCTGTAGCTATCGTGGGGCACATTGGTATCGCTTCGCCCAATACCAGGTGA
- a CDS encoding dienelactone hydrolase family protein: MIIIDNEHIDLETPSGTMRTHIVRPAAPGKYPGILFFSEIFQVTGPIRRTAAMLAGHGYVVAMPEVYHEFEPAGTVLKYDQAGSDRGNFLKTAKPVAGYDADARVILDYLKTRPDCTGKLGAMGICMGGHLAFRAAFNPDVAGTVCFYATDIHSGTLGEGKHDDSQARAGEIKGELMMVWGRQDPHVPAEGRLKLLTRLTELNTKINWHEVNGAHAFLRDEGVRYDPEHAHAMMGLVFNFFHRRLGEGDLSA; encoded by the coding sequence ATGATCATCATCGACAACGAGCACATTGATCTGGAAACCCCTTCTGGCACCATGCGGACGCACATCGTCCGGCCAGCCGCGCCGGGTAAATATCCCGGCATTCTCTTCTTCTCGGAGATCTTTCAGGTGACCGGCCCGATCCGTCGCACGGCGGCCATGCTGGCGGGTCACGGGTACGTCGTCGCGATGCCCGAGGTTTACCACGAGTTCGAACCGGCGGGTACGGTTCTAAAGTACGACCAAGCGGGTTCAGATCGCGGCAACTTCCTGAAGACGGCCAAGCCCGTCGCCGGGTATGACGCCGATGCGCGCGTGATTCTGGACTACCTGAAGACGAGGCCGGACTGCACCGGCAAGCTGGGCGCGATGGGTATCTGCATGGGCGGACACCTAGCGTTCCGCGCGGCGTTCAATCCGGATGTCGCGGGAACAGTCTGCTTCTACGCCACGGATATCCACTCCGGCACTCTGGGCGAGGGCAAGCACGACGACTCGCAAGCGCGGGCGGGCGAGATCAAGGGCGAGCTGATGATGGTGTGGGGACGGCAAGACCCGCACGTGCCCGCCGAGGGCCGTTTGAAGCTGCTGACGCGGTTAACGGAGTTGAATACGAAGATCAACTGGCATGAGGTCAACGGGGCTCATGCGTTCCTGCGGGATGAAGGCGTTCGCTACGATCCCGAGCACGCGCACGCGATGATGGGACTGGTCTTCAACTTCTTCCATCGGCGACTGGGCGAAGGCGACCTTTCCGCATAG
- a CDS encoding histidine phosphatase family protein, with translation MAVELYLIRHGETEWSLSGAHTSRTDIPLTDHGRRRAVELREFLTGTTFARVLTSPMQRARETCEIAGLGQQATIEEGLREWDYGIYEGKTTKEIRVDHPDWSVWKDPIIDGETVDHVGERADGIIARAIDGLPDGSKAALFAHAHILRILAARWIGLPAASGSLFGLGTGSVSILGYERETRIIRRWNREFE, from the coding sequence ATGGCCGTAGAACTCTACCTCATCCGCCACGGCGAAACCGAATGGAGCCTCTCCGGAGCCCATACCAGCCGCACCGACATCCCCCTGACCGACCATGGCCGCCGCCGCGCCGTGGAACTGCGCGAGTTCCTGACCGGCACCACCTTTGCCCGCGTCCTGACCAGCCCGATGCAGCGCGCCCGCGAGACCTGCGAGATCGCCGGACTGGGCCAGCAAGCTACCATCGAAGAGGGCCTGCGCGAGTGGGACTACGGCATCTACGAGGGCAAGACCACCAAGGAGATCCGCGTCGACCACCCCGATTGGAGCGTCTGGAAGGACCCGATCATCGACGGCGAGACGGTAGACCACGTAGGCGAGCGCGCCGACGGCATCATAGCCCGTGCCATTGACGGACTACCCGACGGCAGCAAAGCCGCGCTCTTCGCTCACGCCCACATTCTGCGCATCCTGGCCGCCCGCTGGATCGGCCTGCCCGCAGCGAGCGGAAGCCTCTTCGGCCTGGGCACGGGAAGCGTCAGCATTCTGGGCTACGAGCGCGAAACCCGCATCATCCGCCGCTGGAACCGAGAGTTTGAGTAA